From a region of the Roseivirga sp. 4D4 genome:
- a CDS encoding prolyl oligopeptidase family serine peptidase translates to MRLTFLLLLTLFQANLFMAQTSLEEIDLEHGQYHVGFKHYTTSDSTRTYSRAYDYTNKEIDRPIPVSIWYPSEQKSSSQEPLLVLDYMKILAEEEEWEHLPNEQILNWFYYANTPANQKHLSEKTKAYNTPGFSKGKFPVVIYSPSFQASSIENFALCEYLASHGFVVISSPSRGTKTRWFSNNDAMEMETQARDVEFLMNEAGKISIADNDRIAIMGFSFGGLANIIVQNRNDKVKAIVSLDGSERYQYGTLTQSNFFGPQHIDVPYIHMAQKDIPDAVLKEDKVDSELNWKFQLFDSITNSQAYQLKFHNLTHSHFSTLGVLFADRDTRQDKADSEIMVSYHWLAKYTLNFLEAILNEGDKALKYIENKPSANGLTDRLLSHKTKAPKEKVFDFRNFNDLAFAQNYKNLPELYTSTTREHPSFKIPEGNLNTLGLQLVFNPNRSQQGINVFLLATQLYPNSSNLYDSLAEGYLFMGDDQKAIESFEKSLELNSGNQNAISRLKQLKK, encoded by the coding sequence ATGAGATTAACATTCTTACTACTCCTAACCCTTTTCCAAGCCAACCTATTCATGGCTCAAACCTCTTTGGAGGAAATTGACCTTGAACATGGACAATACCACGTAGGGTTTAAGCATTATACAACATCTGACAGCACCAGGACTTATAGTAGAGCCTATGACTACACAAACAAGGAAATAGATAGACCCATCCCTGTTAGTATATGGTATCCGTCAGAACAAAAATCGAGCAGTCAAGAGCCATTGCTGGTTTTGGACTATATGAAAATTCTTGCAGAAGAAGAGGAATGGGAACACCTACCCAATGAACAAATCTTAAACTGGTTTTACTATGCTAATACCCCCGCTAACCAAAAACACCTTTCTGAAAAAACCAAAGCTTATAATACCCCAGGGTTCTCAAAAGGAAAATTCCCTGTGGTGATTTACTCACCAAGCTTTCAGGCATCGTCCATTGAAAACTTTGCGCTTTGTGAGTATTTAGCAAGTCATGGTTTTGTAGTCATATCGAGTCCCAGCCGAGGCACTAAGACCCGCTGGTTCAGTAACAACGATGCAATGGAAATGGAGACCCAAGCGAGAGATGTAGAATTTCTAATGAACGAAGCGGGTAAAATTTCGATAGCGGATAATGATAGAATCGCAATTATGGGCTTTAGCTTTGGGGGCTTGGCGAACATCATTGTTCAAAACCGCAATGACAAAGTAAAAGCCATTGTCAGTCTTGATGGCTCTGAAAGATATCAATATGGAACATTAACCCAGTCAAACTTTTTCGGTCCGCAACATATAGATGTGCCCTATATCCATATGGCTCAGAAAGACATTCCTGACGCAGTTTTAAAAGAAGACAAGGTTGACTCTGAACTTAACTGGAAATTCCAACTATTTGATAGCATTACAAATAGCCAGGCATATCAATTAAAGTTTCACAATCTTACTCATAGCCATTTCAGTACATTGGGAGTCCTCTTTGCCGATAGAGATACGAGACAGGATAAAGCCGATTCGGAAATAATGGTATCCTATCATTGGCTTGCCAAATACACGCTAAACTTTTTAGAGGCAATACTAAATGAAGGTGACAAGGCATTAAAGTATATTGAGAACAAACCAAGCGCGAATGGATTAACCGATCGCCTGCTAAGTCATAAGACTAAAGCCCCAAAAGAGAAGGTATTTGATTTTAGGAATTTTAACGATTTGGCATTCGCTCAGAACTATAAAAACCTCCCCGAACTCTATACCTCTACAACCAGAGAACATCCCTCCTTCAAGATACCAGAAGGTAATTTAAACACCCTTGGATTGCAACTGGTTTTCAACCCAAACAGATCACAGCAGGGAATAAACGTGTTTTTACTAGCAACTCAGCTATACCCCAATTCTTCCAACCTCTATGATAGTTTGGCAGAGGGATATTTATTTATGGGTGACGATCAAAAGGCGATCGAAAGCTTTGAAAAATCTTTGGAGTTAAACTCAGGAAATCAAAACGCTATTAGCCGATTAAAGCAACTGAAGAAATAA
- a CDS encoding DUF2200 domain-containing protein, protein MEVTAKKNEQVANMIFASIYPHYLNRIEKNGRTKEELDQVIQWFTGFDQATIQALIDEKVTFGTFFQKAKIHANAHMIKGVVCGYRIENIADEFELYRQCRQMEKLIDELAKGRKMEKILREEKK, encoded by the coding sequence ATGGAAGTTACAGCCAAAAAGAACGAACAGGTTGCCAATATGATATTCGCATCCATCTATCCGCACTACCTAAACAGAATAGAAAAAAACGGTAGAACCAAGGAAGAATTGGATCAGGTGATTCAATGGTTTACCGGCTTTGACCAAGCTACTATACAAGCACTCATTGATGAGAAAGTGACATTCGGAACATTTTTTCAAAAAGCAAAAATCCATGCCAATGCTCATATGATTAAAGGGGTAGTCTGTGGTTATCGCATTGAAAATATAGCCGATGAATTTGAGTTGTATAGACAATGCAGACAAATGGAAAAACTGATCGATGAACTGGCGAAAGGTCGGAAAATGGAGAAGATTCTACGTGAAGAGAAGAAATAG